From the genome of Vicia villosa cultivar HV-30 ecotype Madison, WI linkage group LG2, Vvil1.0, whole genome shotgun sequence, one region includes:
- the LOC131652146 gene encoding small ribosomal subunit protein eS4z-like: MARGLKKHLKRLNAPKHWMLDKLGGAFAPKPSSGPHKSRECLPLILILRNRLKYALTYREVIAILMQRHVLVDNKVRTDKTYPAGFMDVVSIPKTNESFRLLYDTKGRFRLHSVREDESKFKLCKVRSVQFGQKGIPYLNTYDGRTIRYPDPVIRANDTIKLDLEENKIVDFIKFDVGNVVMVTGGRNRGRVGVIKSREKHKGTFETIHVQDATGHEFATRLGNVFTIGKGTKPWVSLPKGKGIKLTVIEEARKRAAAAQQAVAA, encoded by the exons ATG GCTAGAGGATTGAAGAAGCATTTGAAGAGGCTCAATGCTCCCAAGCATTGGATGCTTGACAAATTGGGCGGTgctttt GCTCCTAAACCCTCATCTGGGCCACACAAGTCCAGGGAATGCCTGCCACTCATCCTCATATTGCGTAACAGATTGAAGTATGCTTTGACATACCGTGAAGTCATTGCTATTCTGATGCAACGACATGTCCTTGTTGATAACAAAGTTAGGACTGACAAGACTTATCCTGCTGGATTCATGG ATGTTGTGTCCATCCCTAAAACAAATGAGAGCTTTCGCTTGCTTTATGATACCAAAGGAAGATTCCGTCTCCATTCTGTCAGAGAAGACGAGTCAAAG TTCAAGCTCTGCAAGGTCCGCTCAGTGCAATTTGGGCAGAAAGGTATCCCATACCTGAACACCTATGATGGTCGCACCATCCGCTACCCAGACCCTGTCATCAGGGCTAATGACACCATTAAGCTGGATCTTGAGGAGAACAAGATTGTTGACTTCATCAAATTTGATGTTGGAAATGTAGTCATGGTTACTGGTGGAAGGAATAGGGGACGTGTTGGAGTGATCAAGAGCAGGGAGAAGCATAAGGGAACCTTCGAGACAATCCACGTTCAGGATGCCACCGGTCATGAGTTTGCAACCCGTTTGGGCAATGTGTTCACCATTGGCAAGGGTACAAAGCCATGGGTGTCTCTTCCCAAGGGTAAGGGTATCAAGCTTACAGTTATTGAGGAAGCTAGGAAGAGAGCTGCTGCAGCCCAACAAGCAGTTGCTGCTTAA
- the LOC131652145 gene encoding protein DA1-related 1-like, translating into MGWLTKFLNGSNHRILRGRYNGKHGDNRIWDTQHSSVDDLTDVEKEDIDRAIALSLSEEDLKGKKVVEDDSRSEEDNELCKLDEEDENVGKVQRDEDELLAKIQQEENERRAKDQLEEDEELAKAIQLSLNVGSPPRHGNDSLSQPPPPLFPPGFRICAGCNAEIGHGRFLSCMGGVWHPQCFCCHTCHLPITDYEFSMNSNRPYHKSCYKEKHHPRCDVCKNFIPANSAGLIEYRAHPFWMQKYCPTHELDGTPRCCSCERMEPKDSKYILLDDGRKLCLECLDSAIMDSHECQPLYLEILDFYEGLNMKLEQQVPMLLVERQALNEAMEGEKNGHHHLPETRGLCLSEEQTVTTILKRPKIGAGHRVTDMITEPYRLTRRCEVTAVLVLYGLPRLLTGSILAHEIMHAWLRLKGYPNLSPEVEEGICQVLAHMWLESELYSGSGNNNAPSSSSSSSSSSIPPSTAASSKKGKRSDFEKKLGEFFKHQIESDTSSAYGDGFRLGNKAVLKYDLKSTLDHIHLTGTFPC; encoded by the exons ATGGGTTGGCTTACCAAGTTTCTCAATGGCTCTAATCATCGAATTTTGCGAGGGCGATACAATGGCAAACATGGTGATAATAGAATTTGGGATACTCAACATAGTTCAGTG GATGATTTGACGGATGTCGAGAAAGAAGATATCGACCGTGCTATTGCACTCTCTCTATCAGAGGAGGATCTGAAAGGGAAGAAAGTTGTTG AGGACGACTCTCGGTCTGAAGAAGACAATGAACTTTGTAAACTTGATGAGGAAGACGAGAATGTTGGTAAAGTTCAACGAGATGAAGATGAACTGCTAGCTAAAATTCAGCAGGAGGAAAATGAACGCCGTGCCAAAGATCAACTTGAGGAAGATGAGGAACTTGCTAAGGCAATTCAATTAAGTTTGAACGTTGGTTCTCCTCCTCGACATGGCAATGATTCTTTATCTCAACCTCCTCCCCCCCTCTTTCCACCTGGATTCAG AATCTGTGCTGGATGCAATGCTGAGATTGGCCATGGGAGATTTTTAAGTTGCATGGGAGGTGTCTGGCATCCACAATGCTTCTGTTGCCATACTTGCCATCTGCCAATCACTGATTATGAG TTTTCGATGAATAGCAACCGTCCTTACCATAAATCCTGCTACAAGGAGAAGCATCATCCAAGATGCGATGTTTGCAAGAATTTT ATCCCGGCTAACTCAGCTGGCCTCATTGAGTATAGAGCTCACCCTTTCTGGATGCAAAAATACTGTCCAACACATGAGCTCGACGGCACTCCTCGTTGTTGTAGCTGTGAAAGAATGGAG CCAaaggattcaaaatatattttgctTGATGATGGTCGAAAGCTATGTCTCGAGTGTCTTGACTCAGCAATAATGGATAGTCATGAATGCCAACCTCTCTACCTTGAAATACTAGATTTTTACGAAGGTTTAAATATGAAATTGGAGCAGCAAGTTCCTATGCTTTTGGTCGAGAGACAGGCATTGAATGAGGCCATGGAGGGAGAAAAGAAT GGTCATCACCATTTACCTGAAACTAGAGGACTATGCTTGTCGGAAGAGCAGACTGTTACCACC ATTTTAAAAAGACCAAAGATTGGGGCAGGACACCGAGTCACGGACATGATAACTGAGCCTTATAGACTGACCCGTCGATGTGAGGTGACAGCCGTACTTGTTTTGTATGGGCTACCTAG GCTGTTGACTGGATCAATCCTAGCTCACGAGATAATGCATGCATGGCTAAGGCTTAAAG GTTATCCGAACCTGAGTCCAGAAGTTGAAGAGGGAATCTGCCAAGTCTTGGCTCACATGTGGCTAGAATCAGAGCTCTATTCTGGATCTGGGAATAATAAtgcaccatcttcgtcttcatcgTCATCATCGTCGTCAATACCACCGTCCACTGCTGCGTCATCAAAGAAGGGTAAACGgtctgattttgagaagaaactTGGGGAGTTTTTCAAACACCAGATTGAGTCCGATACCTCGTCAGCCTATGGAGATGGATTCAGATTGGGTAACAAGGCAGTACTTAAGTATGATCTTAAAAGTACCCTTGATCATATCCACTTGACCGGAACTTTTCCATGTTGA